Genomic DNA from Fundidesulfovibrio soli:
ACGAGTACCAGAGGTTGTAGGCCAACTCCCAGAGCGGCTTGAGCCTGGGCGGCAACTTGGGGACAACGCTGTAGACGCGCAGTGGTTGCATGGCTGTCCTTGTGTAGAGAAAGATTAAGCCTCATCACCATGCCAAGGCTTTTGTGAAATGGCAAGGCGGAGGATGCAGGGGCTTGCCCGGGCTTCATTTTTTCCTTTTGCTGCGACCCCAAAAGCGCTAGTGCAGGGCGAGCGATCAACCCCAAGGAGCCTCCGTGAGCCTCGTCAGCCCGTCCGCCACCGCGCCCGTGACCATGAGGGTGAAGCATCTGCACCCCATCTGGTCCGAATTCGTCCTGGAGCCGGCCACCCCCGGTTCCGCCGGGATGGACCTGCGCGCCGCCATGGACGAGCCCGAGGTGGTGGTGGCCCCGGGTGCGCGCCACGCCTTCGGCACCGGCATCGCCATCGAGATCTGCGAGCCGGGCCTGGCGGGGTTCGTCTATTCCCGCTCGGGGCTCGGGGCCAAGCACGGCCTCGTGGTGGCCCAGGGCGTGGGCGTCATCGACCCGGACTACCGGGGCGAGATCGTGGTCTGGCTGCTCAACACGTCCCAAACCCCCAGAACCGTCGCCAGGGGAGAGCGCATCGCCCAGCTCGTCGTCATGCCGTACCGTCCGGTCACCATCGAGACGGCTGACGAACTGGGCCAAACCTGCCGAGGCGAGGGCGGTTTCGGGCACACCGGATCGCACTAGCGCGCCGAGCCCCACGCCCCGCTCCACCGGCCACGGCCTTTTCCCTAAGGACTTTTGTTGACGAATCCGTCTCGCCGCGGGCGACGCGGACGATCTTCCATCGCGAGGCATCCATGAGCGAAAAATTCGAGGCACTCAAACAGCGCGTCGGCGCGTCCATCATGAACACCTACGGCCGCTACCCCCTGGCCATCGCCAAGGGCAAAGGCTGTTCCCTCTACGACCTGGACGGCCGCGAATACCTGGATCTGCTGGCGGGCATCGCCGTGTGCAACCTGGGCCACTGCCACCCCGAGGTCACCCAGGCCGTGTGCGACCAGGCCGGGCAGCTGGTGCACGTCTCCAACGTGTTCTTCCAGGAGCCCCAGGCCGCGCTGGCCGAGGCCCTGCTGGAAACCTGGCGGCCCGGGCGCGTGTTCTTCTGCAACTCCGGCGCGGAGGCCAACGAAGGGGCCATCAAGCTGGCCCGGCGCTACATGCACGCCGTGCGCGGGGAGGACCGCCACGAGGTCGTCACCCTGGTGAACTCCTTCCACGGCCGCACCCTGGCCACCCTGACCGCCACCGGGCAGGACAAGGTCAAGGACGGCTTCCACCCGCTGCCCGAGGGCTTCGTCACCGTGCCCGCGGGCGACCTGGAGGCCCTCAAGGCCGCCATCGGGCCGAAGACCGCCGCCGTGCTCATCGAGATCGTCCAGGGCGAAGGCGGCGTGAAGCCCTTCCCCGCCGACTACCTCGCGGGCGTGCAGGCGGCCTGCCGCGAGGCGGGCGTGCTGTTCATGGTGGACGAGATCCAGACGGGGCTCTGCCGCACGGGCAAGTGGTGGGCGCACCAGCACTACGGGCTGGAGCCGGACGTGATCACCTCGGCCAAGGCCCTGGCCAACGGCCTGCCCATGGGCGCGGTGCTGGCCACCGAGGACGTTGCGGCCGGGTTCGTGCCCGGCACCCACGCCACCACCTTCGGCGGCGGGGCCGTGCTCTGCGCCGCCGCCTCCAAGACCCTTGAGATCATGGACCGCGACAAGCTGGCCGAACGCGCCGCGCGCCTGGGGGATTTCGCCAAGGCCCTGTTCCAGGACGTGGCAGAGTGCAACCCCGGCAAGATCAAGGAAGTGCGCGGCCTGGGCCTGATGATCGGCATCGACCTGGCCGTGGACGGCCAGAAGGCCTGGGAGGAGCTGACCAAGCGCGGCTTCATCCTGAACCTCACGGCCGGCTCCGTGCTGCGCCTGCTGCCGCCGCTCGTCATCACCCAGGAGGAGCTGCGGCGCTTCGCCCAGGCCCTGGACGACGTGCTGGGCGCGATGTAGCCAACAGCCTGAAAATCGCGAGGCCGGGTCGCTTGACCCGGCCTTTTTTTTCGCTCACAAGCGGGCTCTCCAATAGAAAACACGCGTGAGGCCACCATGTCCAAGCTGCTCAAGACCGAACTCGTCATCCCCGGAA
This window encodes:
- a CDS encoding aspartate aminotransferase family protein; the encoded protein is MSEKFEALKQRVGASIMNTYGRYPLAIAKGKGCSLYDLDGREYLDLLAGIAVCNLGHCHPEVTQAVCDQAGQLVHVSNVFFQEPQAALAEALLETWRPGRVFFCNSGAEANEGAIKLARRYMHAVRGEDRHEVVTLVNSFHGRTLATLTATGQDKVKDGFHPLPEGFVTVPAGDLEALKAAIGPKTAAVLIEIVQGEGGVKPFPADYLAGVQAACREAGVLFMVDEIQTGLCRTGKWWAHQHYGLEPDVITSAKALANGLPMGAVLATEDVAAGFVPGTHATTFGGGAVLCAAASKTLEIMDRDKLAERAARLGDFAKALFQDVAECNPGKIKEVRGLGLMIGIDLAVDGQKAWEELTKRGFILNLTAGSVLRLLPPLVITQEELRRFAQALDDVLGAM
- the dut gene encoding dUTP diphosphatase — protein: MRVKHLHPIWSEFVLEPATPGSAGMDLRAAMDEPEVVVAPGARHAFGTGIAIEICEPGLAGFVYSRSGLGAKHGLVVAQGVGVIDPDYRGEIVVWLLNTSQTPRTVARGERIAQLVVMPYRPVTIETADELGQTCRGEGGFGHTGSH